The Thalassotalea sediminis genome includes the window CTAAAACGATCTGAATCGCCACCTACGGTCTTATCAATAGAACCAAGTTCGTCAATTAAGTTTTTATTTACCGCGCGAGATGGGATTTGGTCTGCGGCATTCCAACTATTTTCATAACCTAAAAAAGTGAGGTTAAATACGCCATCTAAGAGTTTTTGTTGATAACGAAGCATGACATTCTTTTTATTAACGTCTTCATTAATATTCGTCCAAGGGCCATCGTATTGTTGCCATTCAGCGCCTACAGCAATATTGCCATTTTGCGTTTTAATGTTTTGACCCACCACACCACGACGGTATCCATCTTGTCCGACTTCTAGTTTGGCAAAGGGATTGATAAAGTCAGACATTAATGCAAAATATGCAGAGCCTGCGGTTGAAAAATCACCTTGCGCGCTCTGATAAGGCCCTTTTTGATAATGAATACTTTCAACAAATTCAGGTGTAATAAAATTTAGATCTGCGTAGCCTTGCCCATGGCCATGTGTACGCATATTAACTGGCATACCATCAACGTATGTGCTGAAGTCGGTGCCATGATCTAAATTAAAACCTCGTAAGAAGTATTGATTGGCTTTGCCTGAACCGCTGTGCTGCGTGACTACCATGCCAGGCACGAACTCTAGTATTTCACCTGAACGTAAAATGGGGCGTTGCGCTATATCGCCATATCCAACTAAGCCCTCAGAGGCTGACATGGTTTCACCAACGAGATTTGCGCGCTTACCAAACACAACAAAATGTTCAAGACCTGAGGTGTCTGCAATGGTTGAAGACGAAAGTGCAAGTAAGGCAACAGTAATAATATTTTTCTTCATTTAAGAATAACCAACGACTAAGAGAGAATGCAAAAAGATATGCAATGTTAGTAAAGGCGGCAATTTATCAAATAATGAAAATATTGTTAACGATAAGGCGAGTAACAGCCTGTTTTTTGCGTTGTTTTACTGATAAACGCAATATTAACCAGGGTAAATTGGTGAGGCTGTTTCGTAGCTTGTTTAAACTTCTCGTGATGAACCGTCATTATTTGAATGGCATATTTTTACCATTCGCGCGTTTAACCGCAATGGATTGGTTTTTACCTAGAATGATTTTAATTTGTCGCCATGTTTCAGCCATTAAAAAACGGGCACTACTTTTGTGCCATTGTTGGTTATAAAGGTGTTTGCAGTGTTTTAAAACATCAGGAGATGTTTGTAACAACTTTTCTGCAAAAGCCTTGGCTGCTTCATTTGGATCAGCGGATAATTCAGTCACTAAATTGTGCGCTAATGCTTGTTCACCTGACAATATTTCTGCGGTCATCACTAGTTTTTTTGCCTGATCTATTGGTACTAATTGAGAGAGTGGTTTATTGCCTGCCATATCGGGTATAAGTCCCCATTTTGCTTCCATAATGCTCATAGAGGCATCAGGCGTGGCAATACGAAAATCGGCACCCAAAGCGATTTGCATACCTCCACCCCAACATCGACCATGTATCGCGGCAATAACTGGTACATTTAAGCTTTGCCAACGATAGGATATTTTTTGCGCGAGGTTAGCGCGAAAAGGTAGAACTTTAAACAGCAGTTTAATTGCATTACTTTTATTCACCATGACCGATTTTATATCGAGCCCGGTGCAAAAATCGACACCACTGCCATTTAGGATAACTACACGAACATGTTTGTGTTGTTTAATTTGACTGATGGTTTTGTCTATAGACTTAAACATTGTCATGTCTAAGGCATTATGTTTTTCTGGACGAGC containing:
- a CDS encoding crotonase/enoyl-CoA hydratase family protein, with the translated sequence MTSVKLDIDDQGIAWVTLARPEKHNALDMTMFKSIDKTISQIKQHKHVRVVILNGSGVDFCTGLDIKSVMVNKSNAIKLLFKVLPFRANLAQKISYRWQSLNVPVIAAIHGRCWGGGMQIALGADFRIATPDASMSIMEAKWGLIPDMAGNKPLSQLVPIDQAKKLVMTAEILSGEQALAHNLVTELSADPNEAAKAFAEKLLQTSPDVLKHCKHLYNQQWHKSSARFLMAETWRQIKIILGKNQSIAVKRANGKNMPFK